The Deltaproteobacteria bacterium genomic interval AAAATTATTGAGGCGATGGGGCTGAAAAGAAGCGATGTCTATATTGCCAACGTTGTTAAATGCCGTCCTCCCAATAACCGGACCCCGGAACCGGATGAGATCGCCACCTGCTCCCCCTTCCTCATCAAACAGGTCTTGGCCATCGGTCCCAAGGTCATCGTCACTTTGGGCAATCCGGCAACCCAAACGCTCCTGGAAACCCAACAGGGGGTCACCTCACTGCGCGGCCGTTTCTTTAATTGGCAGGGGGTCTCCCTGATGCCGACCTACCATCCCGCCTTTCTGTTGCGGAACCCAAACATGAAAAAACCGGTTTGGGAGGATATGCAGAAGGTGATGGAAAAATTGGGGCTCAAGCTGAAACAGAACTCTTAGGTGATACCCCATTGGGCGAATCACCCTTGGGTGACTCACCCTTCGTAAACTCCGTATACGCCACCACACGATCACGCCCCTGTCCCTTCGCCTGGTAGAGGGCCACATCGGCATGGTCGACCAGATCGTCGGCCGATTGGGCATCCTCGGGATAACAGGAGAGTCCGGTACTCACTGTAAAATGTCCTGTCGGCTGCGTTTGTCGGTTCGGAAACGGATGCTGGCGGACCCACCCCAAAAGTTTATCAGAAACTGTCAAGGCCTGTTCCCGGTTCGTATTCGGCAGAAGGACCAAAAATTCCTCCCCCCCGAAACGGATGATCACATCTACCTCGCGCAGGTTTTCACGCAGAAGCCTGGCAAACTCCCGAAGGACAACATCCCCCTCCAGATGGCCGTAGGCATCATTGTACTTCTTGAAGGAATCGATATCGACCATCAAAATGGAGACAGGGCGCGAGAATCGCTTGGCCCGTTTGATCTCCATCGGAAGGATCTGTTGGAGATAACGACGGTTGTACAGATCCGTCAGTTCATCCTTGATCGAGAGATCCTTGGTTCTGGCATAAAGATCAACATTGATCAGGGCAACCGCAATCTGGCTCGCCACCGCCTGGAGCATTTCCCTCTCCTCGTCCGAAAACTGGTTGACACCGGGCCGTGAGAAATTCATGACCCCCACCAGATTGTTTTTAAAGAGGAGGGGGATTGAGACAAAGGAACCATCCTCCTTCTTCTGCCCCTTGTAATGAAGATAACGGGGATCCTTTTTGGTATCACGGATGTAGATAATCTCCTTGGTCAAGGCGGCCATCCCGCTCACCCCCTCCCCCAGTTTGAAGGTCATGTCCTGGAGTTTGACCTCTTCTTTAAAACCAAAGGTGGTTCGGACGATCAAGACCTCCTTTTTGGGATTCCAGAGGAGGATGGCGAACTCCTTGAAGCCAAGCCTTCTCGCAATAACGTCGGTCAGGACATGAATGAGTTCTTCAAATTCCAAGGTGGCACTGATCGCCCTCGCAATATCATAGAGGAGAGTCAGACGCCGGTTTTTCTCCTCCAAAACCTCCTGATACTTTAGTTCCTCCTGCACCTGGATCAATTTTCTCTCCGTCTCCAGTTTGATGACATCCAGGGTGGTCATCCGCTCCATGAGCCGGTTAAAAACACGGGAGAGCCGGCCGATGAGGTCTTCCGAGAGGACAGGGGCGCGTACCAGAAAATCCTTTTCCTCCGCCGTCTGCATAATTGACATCAAGGTCCCCAGAGGACGGGTCACAAACCAATAGGTCAGTAAGAAGAGAGCCACCACCGTAAAAAGGGAGAAGGAAAAGAAAAAGAGGAGGATAAAACCAATCCTGCCAAACCGTTCGGCAAGATGAAACCCCGGATAGAGCAAAAGTTCCGCCAAGACAAAGAGGGAAATGGCTAAAAACAAGGCGACCCCCAGTATGATCTTCGTCTCTACGGAGGGCCTTCTGGACATAGCCGATGACTATCGGGGAAAAAGGGGGCTTTGTCAATTGATGACGCAGAAGGTCATCTTATTGATAACTCCAAACAACCATGATAGGGTGCCCCGGTGCTTCCGATCCCCCCATACCTGACCCGACTGGCGATCCTTTTGGTACTGGTTGCCGCCTGTGCCTCCCCTTTGAAGAGAGAGTCTATCCTGCTTCGGGTCGCCGTGGAGAAAGAGCCCCTCCAAGTCCTTGAAATTGAATTGGAAAATTACCTTCTGGGTGTCCTGGCCGGAGAGGTCCCCGAGGACTGGCCGATAGAGGCGCTCAAGGCCCAAGC includes:
- a CDS encoding diguanylate cyclase, which produces MSRRPSVETKIILGVALFLAISLFVLAELLLYPGFHLAERFGRIGFILLFFFSFSLFTVVALFLLTYWFVTRPLGTLMSIMQTAEEKDFLVRAPVLSEDLIGRLSRVFNRLMERMTTLDVIKLETERKLIQVQEELKYQEVLEEKNRRLTLLYDIARAISATLEFEELIHVLTDVIARRLGFKEFAILLWNPKKEVLIVRTTFGFKEEVKLQDMTFKLGEGVSGMAALTKEIIYIRDTKKDPRYLHYKGQKKEDGSFVSIPLLFKNNLVGVMNFSRPGVNQFSDEEREMLQAVASQIAVALINVDLYARTKDLSIKDELTDLYNRRYLQQILPMEIKRAKRFSRPVSILMVDIDSFKKYNDAYGHLEGDVVLREFARLLRENLREVDVIIRFGGEEFLVLLPNTNREQALTVSDKLLGWVRQHPFPNRQTQPTGHFTVSTGLSCYPEDAQSADDLVDHADVALYQAKGQGRDRVVAYTEFTKGESPKGDSPNGVSPKSSVSA
- a CDS encoding uracil-DNA glycosylase, with protein sequence MDSLSPKSLVIKALKKNLQALKDSGMTHIPRQEKTVFKGTPLVKIREEIGDCTRCKLSQGRTKIVFGTGNPSAALMFIGEGPGHDEDIQGEPFVGRAGQLLTKIIEAMGLKRSDVYIANVVKCRPPNNRTPEPDEIATCSPFLIKQVLAIGPKVIVTLGNPATQTLLETQQGVTSLRGRFFNWQGVSLMPTYHPAFLLRNPNMKKPVWEDMQKVMEKLGLKLKQNS